A genomic region of uncultured Paludibaculum sp. contains the following coding sequences:
- a CDS encoding efflux RND transporter periplasmic adaptor subunit: MRPRNDRRSRAAVLLIALVGSAVGCSKHEEEEAAKPLVQVGVVQVVRGDLDVSVQAPASVFAREQANLAARLTAPIRELRVHKGDMVAAGQVLARLDDRDLRAQRDEAAAAVADAQATLEKTTASTLPTDIERGRGQVATAQAALNQAQKFYDRRKQLYDQGAIPQRDLVMAETDLAQAKTAYEVAQRSLVLLEGQSKQRDITIAQSRLEQAKSHLNLLETQLQFAEIRSPFAGTVVEQFVFPGDMAKPDTPMFTVADLSTAVARAQVPAGAAASLKVGQRCVFTASDRHDEQLEGRITVVNQAVDPARRTVESWCEIANGKRALKAGEFGELTIVTGQLKQALWVPLKAVQFEEGTRKGTVLVVEQKKVKRREVEAGPTIEGKVPILSGLKGGETVVVDSGYGLADDTAVEIAAPKAEKP, from the coding sequence ATGAGACCCAGGAATGATCGACGAAGCCGGGCCGCGGTGCTGCTCATCGCGCTGGTGGGCAGTGCTGTGGGTTGCTCGAAGCACGAAGAGGAAGAGGCGGCCAAACCTCTGGTGCAGGTGGGCGTGGTGCAGGTGGTGCGAGGCGATCTCGATGTGAGCGTGCAGGCTCCGGCGTCGGTGTTCGCGCGGGAACAGGCGAACCTGGCCGCGCGGCTGACGGCTCCGATTCGCGAACTGCGCGTGCACAAGGGGGATATGGTGGCGGCCGGGCAGGTGCTCGCGCGACTGGACGACCGGGATCTGAGAGCGCAGCGGGATGAGGCTGCGGCGGCTGTGGCGGATGCCCAGGCGACTTTGGAGAAGACCACGGCGTCGACTCTGCCGACAGACATCGAACGGGGGCGCGGGCAGGTGGCGACGGCGCAGGCGGCGCTGAACCAGGCGCAGAAGTTCTACGACCGGCGGAAACAGCTCTATGACCAGGGGGCGATTCCACAACGGGATCTGGTGATGGCCGAGACGGATCTCGCACAGGCGAAGACCGCGTACGAGGTTGCCCAACGGTCCCTGGTTCTGTTGGAGGGGCAGTCGAAGCAGCGCGATATCACCATTGCCCAAAGCCGGTTGGAGCAGGCGAAATCGCACCTGAACCTGCTGGAGACGCAATTGCAGTTCGCCGAGATCCGGTCTCCGTTCGCGGGCACAGTGGTGGAGCAGTTTGTGTTTCCAGGCGATATGGCCAAGCCTGATACGCCGATGTTTACCGTGGCGGACCTGTCGACGGCGGTGGCCCGGGCACAGGTTCCGGCCGGCGCCGCAGCCAGTCTGAAGGTGGGGCAGCGGTGTGTGTTTACGGCCTCCGACCGGCATGACGAGCAGCTAGAGGGGCGGATCACGGTGGTGAACCAGGCGGTCGATCCGGCGCGGCGTACGGTGGAGTCGTGGTGTGAGATTGCGAACGGCAAGCGCGCGTTGAAGGCGGGTGAGTTCGGCGAGCTGACGATTGTGACGGGCCAACTGAAACAGGCGCTGTGGGTGCCGCTGAAGGCTGTGCAGTTCGAGGAGGGCACCCGGAAGGGCACGGTCCTGGTGGTGGAGCAGAAGAAGGTCAAGCGGCGCGAGGTGGAGGCGGGTCCGACGATTGAGGGGAAGGTGCCGATCCTCTCCGGACTGAAGGGTGGGGAGACGGTGGTCGTCGATAGCGGGTATGGTCTCGCCGACGATACGGCCGTCGAGATCGCGGCGCCGAAGGCCGAAAAACCATGA